The Thermomonospora amylolytica sequence CCACCATCGCCTACTGCCGGATCGGTGAGCGCAGCTCGCACACCTGGTTCGCGCTGCGCGAGCTGCTGGGCCTGGAGAACGTCAAGAACTACGACGGCTCCTGGACCGAGTACGGCTCGCTGGTCGGCGTCCCGATCGAGCTGGGTGAGCCCAAGTAAGCGGCGGGGGCGCGGCGTCGTCCCCCCTCATCCGACGAACTTCGAGAGCAGGAGACACCCATGACCCAGGGCTGCGCAGCGCCCGCCCAGACCGCCCACCTGCCCGCGACCGTCGACCTGGCCAACGAGGCGGTCATCCAGGGCACCGTCACCCGCGGCGGCGTCCCGGTGCCGAACGCCTACGCCCGGCTGCTGGACTCCTCCGGCGAGTTCACCGCCGAGGTCGTGACCGGCGAGGAGGGCGTGTTCCGCTTCTTCGCCGCCGACGGCGAGTGGACCGTGCGCGTGCTGGCCGCCGGCGGCGTGAGCGTGGACACCGCGGTGACCGCCAAGACCGGCGAGGTGGCCGCCGTCGAGGTCGCCATCTGATCCGGCGGAACGCCCGACCAGGGCCCCGCCCCCGGACCTCCGGGCGGCGGGGCCCGGTGTTTTCCGCCGGAACGCGGCGTGCGGGAAAACGCCCGCCAGGTGAAATGGGCCCGGCCGGCATCGGCCATCGGACAGGCCTCATCCGGCCTTTCCGGGGATATGCCCGGGTGGCCGGTAATGCTCTAGAGTCTGCTACGACCCTGCATTCGGGGGACGTTTTCGGGAAGGGATCGGGGCTTGCTCGCGCGACGGGTGGCATGGTGCACGACGGTGCTGCTGGCCGCACAGCTCATGACCACCGGAATGGCGGCGGCCGCCCCCTCGCCGTCGCCGACCCGGACGGCCAAGGCCAAGCCGACCCGGTCCGCCCGCCCGGCGCCCCAGCCGCAGCGCCCCCGGCAGCAGAGCAACTGCCAGCTCGAGCAGGGCAGCCCGGCCAGCCAGATCCAGGGCGAGCCGTGGGCCCAGCAGCGGCTCGGCTTCACCGACGTGTGGCAGCAGACCAAGGGCGGGGGCGTCACCGTCGCCATCGTC is a genomic window containing:
- a CDS encoding DUF1416 domain-containing protein translates to MTQGCAAPAQTAHLPATVDLANEAVIQGTVTRGGVPVPNAYARLLDSSGEFTAEVVTGEEGVFRFFAADGEWTVRVLAAGGVSVDTAVTAKTGEVAAVEVAI